A genomic region of Mesorhizobium sp. NZP2077 contains the following coding sequences:
- a CDS encoding sugar O-acetyltransferase translates to MAHEDRTGIIAGRTPESAAMLADVKRAMAITANLNRLTFDDAEEIRALFSELIGKKVDDSFLLIPPFYTTGGADIRVGRNVFINQNCTFYDLGGLDIADDVLIGPNVSLITSDHPLEPSRRRAFTTAKPIVIERNVWIAAGATVIGGVTVGENSVVAAGSVVTKDVPPNTLVGGNPARPIRSIAE, encoded by the coding sequence ATGGCGCATGAGGATCGCACGGGGATAATCGCCGGGAGAACGCCGGAATCGGCGGCCATGCTGGCGGACGTCAAACGGGCGATGGCGATCACCGCCAACCTCAACCGCTTGACGTTCGATGACGCGGAAGAAATCCGCGCCTTGTTCAGCGAACTCATTGGCAAAAAGGTCGATGACAGCTTCCTGTTGATTCCGCCCTTCTACACGACGGGCGGGGCCGACATCCGCGTCGGGCGCAATGTCTTCATCAATCAGAACTGCACGTTTTATGATCTTGGCGGGCTCGACATCGCCGACGATGTGCTGATCGGGCCGAATGTCAGCCTCATCACATCGGACCATCCCCTCGAACCATCCCGGCGGCGCGCCTTCACGACCGCGAAGCCGATCGTCATCGAGCGCAACGTCTGGATCGCCGCCGGCGCAACGGTCATCGGCGGCGTGACGGTCGGCGAAAACTCTGTTGTCGCGGCGGGCTCGGTGGTGACGAAGGACGTTCCCCCGAACACGCTTGTCGGCGGCAACCCGGCGAGGCCCATTCGGTCGATTGCCGAGTGA
- a CDS encoding sulfite exporter TauE/SafE family protein translates to MLSVGIIAWIGAVFLAAGFVKGVVGMGLPTVAMGLLAVTMPPAQAAALLLIPSLVTNLWQLFSGPSFAGLCKRLRTMMAGIMLGTVAGAGVLTGAHAGAASAGLGAALVLYAVLGLLKLGFTTPARHEVLMSPLVGVATGLVTGATGVFVIPAVPYLQSLRLEKENLIQVLGLSFTVSTAALAIGLFRTGALVSPTAQLSGSILALLPALAGMFIGQTLRQTMSVETFRKVFFVGLLALGAYLALEAAL, encoded by the coding sequence GTGCTGAGCGTGGGCATCATCGCCTGGATCGGCGCCGTCTTTCTCGCTGCCGGCTTCGTCAAGGGCGTGGTCGGCATGGGGCTGCCGACCGTGGCGATGGGATTGCTGGCAGTGACGATGCCGCCGGCGCAAGCGGCCGCACTGCTGCTGATCCCGTCGCTGGTCACCAATCTCTGGCAGTTGTTCAGCGGTCCCTCCTTCGCCGGGCTGTGCAAACGGCTGCGGACGATGATGGCCGGCATCATGCTCGGCACCGTCGCCGGGGCAGGGGTGCTCACCGGCGCACATGCGGGCGCGGCCTCGGCAGGGCTTGGCGCAGCACTTGTGCTTTACGCCGTTCTCGGCCTGCTCAAGCTTGGCTTCACCACGCCGGCGCGCCACGAGGTCTTGATGTCACCGCTGGTCGGCGTGGCGACCGGGCTGGTCACCGGCGCCACCGGCGTCTTCGTCATCCCGGCGGTGCCCTATCTGCAATCGCTGCGGCTGGAGAAGGAGAATCTCATCCAGGTGCTCGGCCTGTCCTTCACCGTATCGACGGCAGCCCTTGCCATCGGCCTGTTCAGGACAGGCGCGCTCGTATCGCCGACGGCGCAGCTTTCGGGGTCGATCCTGGCGCTGCTGCCGGCACTGGCCGGCATGTTCATCGGCCAGACGCTGCGCCAGACGATGAGCGTCGAGACGTTTCGCAAGGTGTTTTTCGTGGGGCTGCTGGCACTTGGAGCTTATCTTGCGTTGGAGGCCGCGCTCTAG
- a CDS encoding universal stress protein, which yields MYKHLLIATDGSELADKGVTHGLTLAKGIGATVTFVTVSEQFPIFAWGGAMAGYAAGDELAVFQEESRKYGKEVLAKCKASADAAGVSAEVIHVEDKRPAEAILELSQAQGCDLIVMASHGRRGLGKLLLGSQTAEVLSYTEIPVLVVR from the coding sequence ATGTACAAACATCTGCTCATCGCCACCGACGGATCGGAACTGGCCGACAAGGGCGTTACCCATGGCCTCACGCTGGCAAAAGGCATCGGCGCCACCGTCACCTTCGTCACTGTCTCGGAACAATTCCCGATCTTCGCCTGGGGCGGCGCCATGGCCGGCTATGCGGCGGGCGATGAACTGGCCGTCTTCCAGGAAGAATCGCGCAAATACGGCAAGGAGGTTCTGGCCAAGTGCAAGGCTTCTGCCGACGCGGCCGGCGTGTCCGCCGAGGTGATCCATGTCGAGGACAAACGGCCGGCCGAAGCGATCCTGGAACTGTCGCAGGCGCAAGGCTGCGACCTGATCGTGATGGCCTCGCATGGCCGCCGCGGCCTGGGCAAGCTGCTTCTGGGCAGCCAGACGGCGGAGGTGCTGTCCTACACCGAAATTCCGGTACTGGTGGTTCGGTAA
- a CDS encoding ABC transporter substrate-binding protein, whose product MKIARLFIAGLALAGLTAAASAGTLDEITKRGELRVAVQTQGPPFSLVGANGERTGSSVELAELMAKEMGVKITFLDFDWDGLIPALLSGKADLLVADMTPTLARGMKVAFTTPYMYTGSTVFTKADSKFKTTEDCKAKGTKIAVLLGATGEKEAKAAFPDADIKSYKGGGPLLLDAVNNGQADCGVNDISAVKGQQTAYPAGSFTIMPDLLSKEPLAFATRYDEPDLLIWMNLFLNQVTIDGRLQKNLDYWVNSDAWKKDH is encoded by the coding sequence ATGAAGATTGCCAGACTTTTCATCGCCGGACTTGCGCTCGCGGGCTTGACCGCCGCCGCCAGTGCCGGAACGCTCGACGAGATCACCAAGCGCGGCGAATTGCGGGTTGCGGTGCAGACTCAAGGACCGCCCTTCTCGCTGGTCGGCGCCAATGGCGAACGCACCGGAAGTTCGGTTGAACTCGCCGAACTGATGGCCAAGGAAATGGGTGTGAAAATCACCTTCCTCGACTTCGACTGGGATGGCCTGATCCCGGCGCTGCTTTCGGGCAAGGCCGATCTGCTGGTCGCCGACATGACGCCGACGCTGGCGCGCGGCATGAAGGTCGCCTTCACCACGCCTTACATGTATACGGGCAGCACCGTCTTCACCAAGGCCGACAGCAAGTTCAAGACCACCGAGGACTGCAAGGCCAAGGGCACCAAGATCGCCGTGCTGCTCGGCGCCACCGGTGAGAAGGAAGCCAAGGCCGCCTTCCCCGATGCCGACATCAAGAGCTACAAGGGCGGCGGCCCGCTGCTGCTCGACGCCGTCAACAACGGCCAGGCCGATTGCGGCGTCAACGACATCTCGGCGGTCAAGGGCCAGCAGACGGCCTACCCGGCCGGCAGCTTCACCATCATGCCGGATCTTCTGTCGAAGGAGCCGCTTGCCTTCGCCACCCGCTATGACGAGCCGGACCTGCTGATCTGGATGAACCTGTTCCTCAACCAGGTCACCATCGACGGCCGCCTGCAGAAGAACCTCGACTACTGGGTGAATTCCGACGCCTGGAAGAAGGATCACTAA
- a CDS encoding LysR substrate-binding domain-containing protein: protein MRFDLTDLRLFLLVAERGSITHGAELAGLALASASARIKGMEQRLGAPLLERRRRGVVPTAAGQALLHHARAVQNQIEAMAGDLGAYAGGLRARVRLMANTAATAELLRDILPAFLVAHPGIDLDLDERPSHEIAEAVASGGADLGIAATWAGLSHLEQKPFFVDRLVVITARNWPGLAGQHAVNLADILSESFVGLSLGNALQEHITRQAARVGGHLHIRIRVPGLDNVCRLVAQGAGIAIVPESATRRSARRLRSLRLGDDWATRQLNLCARSFDELTPQAKLLAAALA from the coding sequence ATGCGCTTCGATCTCACCGATCTCCGGCTGTTCCTGCTGGTCGCCGAGCGCGGCAGCATCACCCATGGCGCGGAACTCGCCGGGCTGGCGCTGGCCTCGGCGAGTGCCCGTATCAAGGGCATGGAGCAGCGGCTCGGCGCGCCGCTGCTGGAACGACGCCGCCGCGGCGTGGTGCCGACAGCCGCCGGCCAGGCGCTACTGCATCATGCGCGCGCGGTGCAGAACCAGATCGAGGCAATGGCCGGCGACCTCGGCGCCTATGCCGGCGGCCTGCGCGCCCGCGTGCGCCTGATGGCCAACACCGCCGCCACGGCCGAGCTGCTGCGCGACATCCTGCCGGCCTTTTTGGTGGCGCATCCCGGCATCGACCTCGATCTGGACGAACGCCCCAGCCACGAAATCGCCGAGGCAGTGGCCAGCGGTGGCGCCGATCTCGGCATTGCCGCCACCTGGGCCGGTCTTTCGCATCTCGAGCAGAAACCGTTCTTCGTCGACCGGCTGGTGGTGATCACCGCGCGGAACTGGCCGGGGCTCGCCGGCCAGCACGCCGTCAACCTCGCCGACATCCTGAGCGAATCCTTTGTTGGCCTCAGCCTCGGTAACGCGCTGCAGGAACACATTACCCGCCAGGCCGCCCGGGTTGGCGGCCATCTGCATATCCGCATCCGCGTGCCCGGTCTCGACAATGTCTGCCGGCTGGTCGCGCAAGGCGCCGGCATCGCCATCGTACCGGAAAGTGCCACGCGCCGCTCGGCCCGCCGGCTTCGCAGCCTGCGCCTCGGCGACGACTGGGCGACGCGTCAGCTCAACCTCTGCGCCCGCAGCTTCGACGAGTTGACGCCGCAGGCAAAGCTGCTCGCCGCGGCGCTGGCCTGA
- a CDS encoding saccharopine dehydrogenase family protein — protein MKIAVLGGLGLQGRAAIADLVASGVEEVICVDTAPDGAARLADLTDLARVRFVVPEGAIGPALADVLADADAAIDLLPQPLMREAVQVAIATRTPLVTTNYGKAIADLAPAAEQAGVSVMTECGLDPGIDLVLYARAAKQFDTITAIDSYCGGIPEPKAMAKPLCYKVSWNFDMVLVSQNRDSVMIENGERVAVPAARQHDSHFIHEIEVAGLGTLEAFPNGDALHYVEMLPAAKGLRRSGRYTLRWPGWSAFWAPLKELGFLSEDKVPGTSNSPREFLGRLLGPQLQYGPGEKDLCVMRNVFSGLGDGRAKTVTSDLIIERDLTSGLFGMSLGVGYPASIVAQMLARREITTPGLLNPLLHVPDEPFFDELAKRGIKVTETVAWD, from the coding sequence ATGAAGATCGCGGTTCTCGGCGGCCTTGGCCTGCAAGGCCGGGCCGCCATCGCCGATCTCGTCGCCAGCGGTGTCGAGGAGGTGATCTGCGTCGATACCGCGCCCGATGGTGCGGCCCGGCTGGCTGATCTGACCGACCTTGCCCGCGTGCGCTTCGTCGTGCCTGAGGGCGCGATCGGACCGGCGCTTGCCGATGTGCTTGCCGATGCCGACGCCGCCATCGATCTGCTGCCGCAGCCATTGATGCGCGAAGCGGTGCAGGTCGCGATCGCAACCCGCACGCCGCTGGTCACCACCAATTACGGCAAGGCCATCGCAGACCTGGCGCCGGCCGCCGAACAGGCCGGTGTGTCTGTTATGACCGAATGCGGGCTCGACCCCGGCATCGACCTCGTGCTCTACGCCCGCGCCGCAAAACAGTTCGATACGATCACCGCGATCGATTCCTATTGCGGCGGCATCCCCGAGCCGAAGGCGATGGCGAAGCCGCTTTGCTACAAGGTGAGCTGGAACTTCGACATGGTTCTGGTCAGCCAGAACCGTGACAGCGTGATGATCGAGAACGGCGAACGCGTCGCCGTACCGGCCGCCCGCCAGCACGACAGTCATTTCATCCATGAGATCGAGGTCGCCGGCCTCGGCACGCTGGAAGCCTTCCCCAATGGTGATGCGCTGCACTATGTCGAGATGCTTCCCGCGGCAAAAGGGCTGCGCCGCTCCGGCCGCTATACGCTGCGCTGGCCCGGATGGTCGGCCTTCTGGGCGCCGCTGAAGGAACTCGGTTTCCTGTCCGAGGACAAGGTGCCCGGCACCTCCAACAGCCCGCGCGAATTCCTCGGCCGGCTGCTCGGCCCGCAACTGCAATATGGCCCCGGCGAAAAGGACCTGTGCGTGATGCGCAATGTCTTTTCCGGCCTCGGCGACGGCCGCGCCAAGACAGTGACATCCGATTTGATCATCGAGCGCGACCTGACCTCCGGCCTGTTCGGCATGAGTCTCGGCGTCGGCTACCCCGCCAGCATCGTGGCGCAGATGCTCGCGCGGCGCGAGATCACCACACCGGGCCTGCTCAACCCGCTGCTGCATGTGCCCGACGAACCCTTCTTCGACGAACTGGCCAAGCGCGGCATCAAGGTTACCGAAACGGTGGCCTGGGACTGA
- a CDS encoding Lrp/AsnC family transcriptional regulator, whose product MREHLDLTDRRLVKQLSQDAQPGINRLAEMLAISVPTVRSRLRNLLDRNLLKIVGLLNLTERPELISAIVGINAQGRGRARELAQRISELPFVNSASVVTGRFDIIVDVTVAGDVADLYRVTSELIPGAGEPGEVVRSETFVVMASCNKWVSLPEGCWSDDRKEPA is encoded by the coding sequence TTGCGGGAACATCTCGATCTGACCGATCGGCGGCTGGTCAAACAGCTGTCGCAGGACGCCCAGCCGGGCATCAACCGCCTCGCCGAGATGTTGGCGATTTCGGTGCCGACGGTACGCTCGCGGCTGCGCAATTTGCTCGATCGCAATCTGCTCAAGATCGTCGGACTGCTGAACCTGACCGAGCGCCCCGAGCTGATCTCGGCCATTGTCGGCATCAATGCCCAGGGGCGCGGCCGGGCCCGCGAACTGGCGCAGCGCATTTCCGAACTGCCCTTTGTCAACTCGGCTTCGGTGGTCACCGGACGCTTCGACATCATCGTCGACGTGACCGTGGCCGGCGACGTCGCCGATCTTTACCGCGTCACCAGCGAGCTGATCCCGGGCGCCGGCGAGCCGGGCGAAGTCGTGCGCAGCGAGACCTTCGTCGTCATGGCGTCCTGCAACAAATGGGTCAGCCTTCCCGAAGGCTGCTGGTCTGATGACCGCAAGGAGCCAGCATGA
- a CDS encoding DUF1778 domain-containing protein, with protein MCNDLVLEALQRATEDTLLNRVMFTVEPDIYAAFLERLDAPQDPNHRLRRTMTTKPPWDAA; from the coding sequence ATGTGCAACGACCTCGTGCTTGAGGCGTTGCAGCGCGCCACTGAGGACACGTTGCTCAACCGTGTCATGTTTACTGTCGAGCCGGATATCTACGCTGCTTTTCTGGAGCGTCTCGACGCGCCGCAGGATCCGAACCACCGGTTGCGCCGTACAATGACGACAAAGCCTCCGTGGGACGCTGCGTGA